In a single window of the Nocardioides sp. L-11A genome:
- a CDS encoding TetR/AcrR family transcriptional regulator: MTAERKSDTRQELLEAAATLISEAPGQDVPLRAICDRVGVKLPTLYHFFGSKDGLLAAVIEYGFASYLDLKQATEPTGDPIEDIRRGWDAHVRFGLDNAGFYALMYGQVTPQRRPDAAAAPYAALLRLCQEAEAQGRLAVPAAAAADHVLATNVGVTLFLITAEAPDLALAHQVRDATVAAITGLPGRPPGAADGAALAQQLLHSLAGAEDTLGEAETALLRTWLGRLAAATGSV, encoded by the coding sequence GTGACAGCAGAACGCAAGAGCGATACACGGCAGGAGCTCCTCGAGGCCGCGGCGACCCTGATCAGCGAGGCGCCGGGCCAGGACGTGCCGCTGCGGGCGATCTGCGACCGGGTCGGCGTGAAGCTGCCGACCCTCTACCACTTCTTCGGCAGCAAGGACGGGCTGCTCGCGGCGGTGATCGAGTACGGCTTCGCCAGCTACCTGGACCTCAAGCAGGCGACCGAGCCGACCGGTGACCCGATCGAGGACATCCGACGCGGCTGGGACGCCCACGTCCGCTTCGGCCTCGACAACGCGGGCTTCTACGCGCTGATGTACGGCCAGGTCACCCCCCAGCGGCGGCCGGACGCCGCCGCCGCTCCGTACGCCGCGCTGCTCCGCTTGTGCCAGGAGGCCGAGGCCCAGGGCCGGCTGGCCGTGCCCGCCGCGGCCGCGGCGGACCACGTGCTGGCCACGAATGTCGGCGTGACGCTGTTCCTCATCACCGCCGAGGCCCCCGACCTCGCCCTGGCCCACCAGGTCCGCGACGCCACCGTCGCGGCGATCACCGGCCTGCCCGGAAGGCCGCCGGGTGCGGCGGACGGGGCCGCCCTGGCCCAGCAGCTGCTCCACTCCCTCGCCGGCGCCGAGGACACCCTCGGCGAGGCCGAGACCGCCCTGCTGCGCACGTGGCTCGGACGGCTGGCGGCGGCGACCGGGTCGGTGTAG
- a CDS encoding GNAT family N-acetyltransferase, with translation MTSPTTVRDARPEDEADLGVLVDAYRRFYECAPDLPRARAFVADRLRRRDSVILVAERDGDLAGFTQLYPTLCTVEAGPIYVLYDLFVDPGSRVHGVGRALLRAAAERGRRDGVVRMDLSTATTNTTAQVLYESEGWRRDDEFHHYSLTIG, from the coding sequence ATGACCTCACCGACCACGGTGCGCGACGCGCGCCCCGAGGACGAAGCCGACCTGGGCGTCCTGGTCGACGCCTACCGTCGGTTCTACGAGTGCGCCCCGGACCTGCCCCGGGCCCGCGCCTTCGTCGCCGACCGGCTGCGCCGACGGGACTCGGTGATCCTGGTCGCCGAGCGGGACGGCGACCTCGCCGGCTTCACCCAGCTCTACCCGACCCTCTGCACGGTCGAGGCGGGTCCCATCTACGTGCTCTACGACCTCTTCGTGGATCCCGGCAGCCGGGTGCACGGCGTCGGTCGGGCGCTGCTGCGTGCAGCCGCCGAACGCGGCCGGCGCGATGGCGTCGTCCGGATGGACCTGTCCACCGCGACGACCAACACCACCGCGCAGGTGCTGTACGAGTCGGAGGGCTGGCGGCGGGACGACGAGTTCCACCACTACTCGCTCACCATCGGATAG
- a CDS encoding YciI family protein: protein MKYMLLLRHEPTAGPAEGTPEFDAEMTSWGEVMGELGRSGSMIAAHGLDTEATATTVRIRNGESLVSDGPFAETKEAFFSYIIIDVADLDAALGWARKMPNVTYGSVEVRPLSSHEQNG from the coding sequence ATGAAGTACATGCTGCTGCTCCGCCACGAACCCACCGCCGGTCCCGCGGAGGGTACGCCCGAGTTCGACGCCGAGATGACCAGTTGGGGCGAGGTGATGGGCGAACTCGGCCGATCCGGATCGATGATCGCCGCCCACGGCCTCGACACGGAGGCGACCGCCACCACGGTGCGCATCCGCAACGGCGAGTCCCTGGTCTCCGATGGGCCCTTCGCGGAGACGAAGGAGGCGTTCTTCAGCTACATCATCATCGACGTCGCCGACCTCGACGCCGCCCTGGGCTGGGCGAGGAAGATGCCCAACGTGACGTACGGATCTGTCGAGGTCCGGCCGCTGTCCAGCCACGAGCAGAACGGGTGA
- a CDS encoding sigma factor, whose amino-acid sequence MTEAVEPAEAIERAYREEWTPLLATLAGQLGGDVGLAEDAAAEAFAAAVAEWPGRGVPSRPGAWLTTVARRRAIDRLRREATRSAALDRLETLMRDDDTTDHEPPDRSGVADDRLRLMFTCCHPALALEARVALTLRTLGGLEVAAVARAFLTTETTMYQRLVRAKRKIKAAGIPYRVPDADELPERVHGILHVIHLVYTEGHVASTGDDLMRVDLCQEAIRLGRLVVELLPTDTEALGLLAFLLLTDARRSTRTDGRGMPVALEDQDRGHWDRSLIAEGTAILNRALGLGAPGPFQVQAAIAALHAEAPHWDATDWPQIAALYGELSVMAPSPVVTINRAAALAMADGPHVGLALLAGIDLDDRLDRYQPWHATRAELLARAGDAEGAESAYRRAVELTPSAAEREALEARRRRILGS is encoded by the coding sequence GTGACCGAGGCCGTCGAGCCTGCCGAGGCGATCGAGCGGGCGTACCGCGAGGAGTGGACCCCTCTCCTCGCGACGCTCGCCGGCCAGCTCGGCGGTGACGTCGGGCTGGCCGAGGACGCGGCGGCCGAGGCGTTCGCCGCGGCGGTGGCCGAGTGGCCCGGCCGGGGCGTTCCGTCGCGGCCGGGCGCGTGGCTCACCACGGTCGCCCGTCGCCGGGCGATCGACCGGTTGCGCCGGGAGGCCACCCGGTCGGCGGCGCTCGACCGCTTGGAGACGCTGATGAGGGACGACGACACGACCGACCACGAGCCGCCCGACCGCAGCGGGGTGGCCGATGACCGGCTGCGGCTGATGTTCACCTGCTGCCACCCCGCGCTCGCGCTTGAGGCCCGGGTCGCGCTGACCCTCCGGACCCTCGGCGGACTCGAGGTCGCTGCGGTCGCCCGCGCGTTCTTGACCACCGAGACCACGATGTACCAACGCCTGGTCCGGGCGAAACGGAAGATCAAGGCCGCCGGGATCCCCTACCGGGTTCCTGACGCCGACGAGCTCCCCGAGCGGGTGCACGGCATCCTGCACGTGATCCACCTCGTCTACACCGAGGGCCATGTCGCCAGCACGGGGGACGACCTCATGCGGGTCGACCTGTGCCAGGAGGCGATCCGGCTCGGCCGGCTGGTCGTCGAGCTGCTGCCGACGGACACCGAGGCGCTCGGACTACTCGCGTTCCTGCTGCTGACCGACGCCCGGCGTTCGACCCGGACCGATGGCCGCGGCATGCCGGTCGCGCTGGAGGATCAGGACCGCGGTCACTGGGACCGATCCCTGATCGCCGAGGGTACGGCGATCCTCAACCGCGCGCTCGGACTCGGGGCGCCGGGACCGTTCCAGGTGCAGGCGGCGATCGCGGCGCTGCACGCGGAAGCGCCTCATTGGGATGCGACCGACTGGCCCCAGATCGCTGCCCTGTACGGCGAGCTGTCCGTCATGGCGCCGTCGCCGGTGGTCACGATCAACCGGGCGGCTGCGCTGGCGATGGCCGACGGACCGCACGTCGGACTCGCCCTGCTCGCCGGCATCGACCTGGACGACCGGCTCGACCGCTACCAACCCTGGCATGCCACCCGGGCCGAGCTGCTGGCCCGGGCCGGTGATGCCGAAGGTGCGGAGAGCGCCTACCGCAGGGCGGTCGAGCTCACCCCGAGCGCCGCCGAGCGCGAGGCGCTCGAGGCCCGGCGCCGGCGCATCCTCGGCTCCTGA
- a CDS encoding helix-turn-helix transcriptional regulator, with protein sequence MVEQTLLPEEVGFRLAEISVADPTRRHEQVLDLLLQVGNASAAVLTRPAGPGQDAEVLASSGYAAELVDAVASSEFAVQDLAYQAILRDPGRPLRCWRDLEFDYAATELARDLLVPAGFRGGVSVRLETDAGEHAGDLHMSTEARSFPTDAAMDLMRRSRSIVAALCARRSTSSPPGREDGRSVLVRSDGSVEPLSADPGSEIIGLARLLAGRAEQVGRSLRRMQRWRDRDGAARSVWIEVVTGGTLVTVRDEPLPHRLTWRELEVLTLLGAGLPNFSIARRLDLSERTVAHCVERIFAKLGVAARAEAAATAERDGLTLVDLR encoded by the coding sequence ATGGTCGAGCAGACGCTGCTCCCGGAGGAGGTCGGATTCCGGCTGGCGGAGATCTCCGTCGCGGACCCGACGAGGCGGCACGAGCAGGTGCTCGACCTGTTGCTCCAGGTCGGCAACGCGTCCGCCGCCGTCCTGACCCGGCCCGCGGGGCCGGGTCAGGACGCCGAGGTGCTGGCCTCCTCGGGCTACGCCGCGGAGCTCGTCGACGCGGTCGCCAGCAGCGAGTTCGCGGTCCAGGACCTGGCCTACCAGGCGATCCTGCGGGACCCGGGTCGTCCGCTGCGGTGCTGGCGCGACCTCGAGTTCGACTACGCGGCCACCGAGCTCGCGCGCGACCTGCTGGTCCCGGCGGGCTTCCGCGGCGGGGTGTCGGTGCGCTTGGAGACGGACGCGGGCGAGCACGCCGGAGACCTGCACATGAGCACGGAGGCACGCTCGTTCCCGACCGACGCAGCGATGGACCTGATGCGCCGCTCACGGTCGATCGTCGCGGCCCTGTGCGCGCGGCGGTCGACCTCCTCTCCGCCGGGGCGCGAGGACGGTCGCTCCGTCCTGGTCCGCTCCGACGGCTCGGTCGAGCCGCTGTCCGCAGACCCGGGATCCGAGATCATCGGGCTGGCCCGGTTGCTCGCCGGCCGGGCCGAGCAGGTCGGCCGGTCGCTGCGGCGGATGCAGCGATGGCGGGACCGCGACGGTGCCGCCCGCAGTGTGTGGATCGAGGTCGTCACCGGCGGGACGCTGGTCACGGTGCGCGACGAACCGCTGCCTCATCGGCTGACCTGGCGTGAGCTGGAGGTGCTGACCCTGCTCGGTGCCGGTCTGCCGAACTTCTCGATCGCCCGCCGCCTGGACCTCAGCGAGCGGACGGTCGCGCACTGCGTCGAGCGCATCTTCGCCAAGCTGGGGGTCGCGGCGCGGGCCGAGGCGGCGGCCACCGCGGAGCGTGACGGCCTGACGCTCGTCGACCTCCGCTGA
- a CDS encoding amidase family protein yields the protein MNVAEYAVLDGYELAQLIRSGQVTAAEVQEAAAEAIERVNPQLNATAAPPFAEPLSYAADGLFAGVPFGLKDLVCHAAGVPTRMGSRITGDRGVTHGHDTELMSRFRKAGLATVALTTSPEMGYNANTEPVVHGSTRNPWDPSRSAGGSSGGSGALVAAGAVPIAHANDGGGSIRIPAAFNGLVGLKPTTGRVSLAPDMQEGLYGFLAEFVVTRSVRDAALLLDEVAGWAPGDKYRLPDPPRPYREELAGESRALRIAVHTESWAGTHVDPEVADAVHHVARTLEGLGHRVEQAAPRFSWDEFMLTHYRYWAGFVAESVHAVSQVSGVKPGPDTLEASVLAGYEYGRGLTVLDMAEASAIVTSISRTAGEFFGSYDVLLTPTTNTAPLPLGYLDADDPALGHEEWTRRIFDVASFTPLHNLTGSPAISLPLATTREGLPIGVQLAAGLCEESTLIGLAAQLEVALPWADRLPQIHASR from the coding sequence ATGAACGTCGCCGAGTACGCCGTGCTGGACGGATACGAGCTCGCCCAGCTGATCAGGTCCGGCCAGGTCACGGCCGCCGAGGTGCAGGAGGCCGCCGCGGAGGCGATCGAGCGGGTGAACCCGCAGCTCAACGCCACGGCTGCCCCGCCCTTCGCCGAGCCACTGTCGTACGCCGCGGACGGACTGTTCGCCGGCGTGCCCTTCGGGCTCAAGGACCTGGTCTGTCATGCCGCCGGGGTGCCGACCCGGATGGGCAGCCGCATCACCGGCGACCGCGGCGTGACGCACGGGCACGACACCGAGCTGATGAGCAGGTTCCGCAAGGCCGGGCTGGCGACCGTCGCGCTGACGACGAGCCCCGAGATGGGCTACAACGCCAACACCGAGCCGGTCGTTCACGGGTCGACCCGCAACCCGTGGGACCCGAGTCGGTCGGCTGGCGGCTCCAGCGGCGGCTCCGGGGCGCTGGTCGCCGCCGGTGCGGTGCCGATCGCCCATGCCAACGACGGGGGCGGGTCGATCCGGATCCCGGCGGCGTTCAACGGTCTGGTCGGCCTCAAGCCGACCACCGGTCGTGTCTCGCTGGCCCCGGACATGCAGGAGGGCCTCTACGGCTTCCTTGCGGAGTTCGTCGTGACCCGCTCCGTCCGGGATGCCGCGCTGCTGCTGGACGAGGTCGCCGGGTGGGCGCCCGGCGACAAGTACCGCCTGCCCGACCCGCCGCGCCCCTACCGGGAGGAGCTGGCCGGGGAGTCCCGCGCGCTGCGGATCGCCGTGCACACGGAGTCCTGGGCGGGGACGCACGTCGACCCGGAGGTGGCCGACGCCGTCCACCACGTCGCGCGGACGCTCGAGGGCCTGGGGCACCGGGTCGAGCAGGCCGCGCCACGGTTCAGCTGGGACGAGTTCATGCTGACGCACTATCGCTACTGGGCAGGCTTCGTCGCCGAGTCCGTGCACGCGGTGAGCCAGGTCTCCGGCGTCAAGCCGGGGCCTGACACCTTGGAGGCCTCCGTGCTGGCCGGCTACGAGTACGGCCGCGGCCTGACGGTCCTCGACATGGCCGAGGCGTCGGCGATCGTGACCTCGATCAGTCGCACCGCCGGAGAGTTCTTCGGCTCGTACGACGTGCTGCTCACGCCGACCACCAACACCGCGCCCCTGCCGCTGGGCTACCTCGACGCCGACGACCCGGCGCTCGGCCACGAGGAGTGGACCCGGCGGATCTTCGACGTCGCCTCCTTCACGCCGCTGCACAACCTGACCGGATCGCCGGCGATCAGCCTGCCCCTGGCCACGACCCGCGAGGGGCTCCCGATCGGGGTCCAGCTCGCCGCGGGCCTGTGTGAGGAGTCGACGCTGATCGGCCTGGCCGCCCAGCTGGAGGTCGCGCTGCCGTGGGCCGACCGGCTGCCGCAGATCCACGCGAGCCGATGA
- a CDS encoding sigma-70 family RNA polymerase sigma factor codes for MVKQPFERVVARHGPTVLRVCRVLLGPHDADDAWSETFLAALRAYPDLPADANVEAWLVTIAHRKAIDHLRAIRRRPLPVEELPPAGGDIAPGPEADTGEAELWAAVRGLPDKQRQAVAYHYVAGLPYAEIAAILGGTADAARRAAADGIKKLRRTYPGTITEGART; via the coding sequence GTGGTGAAGCAGCCGTTCGAGCGGGTCGTCGCACGGCACGGGCCGACCGTGCTGCGGGTGTGTCGTGTCCTGCTCGGCCCTCATGACGCCGACGACGCGTGGTCGGAGACCTTCCTCGCGGCGCTGCGGGCCTATCCCGACCTGCCCGCCGACGCGAACGTCGAGGCCTGGCTGGTCACGATCGCCCACCGCAAGGCCATCGACCACCTCCGCGCCATCCGACGGCGGCCGCTGCCCGTCGAGGAGCTGCCCCCGGCCGGCGGCGACATCGCACCGGGACCCGAGGCCGACACGGGCGAGGCCGAGCTGTGGGCCGCGGTGCGCGGGCTGCCGGACAAGCAGCGCCAGGCCGTCGCCTACCACTACGTCGCCGGCCTGCCGTACGCCGAGATCGCCGCGATCCTCGGCGGCACCGCCGATGCCGCACGCCGGGCCGCGGCCGACGGCATCAAGAAGCTCAGAAGGACCTATCCGGGCACGATCACGGAAGGAGCCCGAACATGA
- a CDS encoding methylated-DNA--[protein]-cysteine S-methyltransferase: MNDTEHLDTEHLDQLLSAPADADLLDRLHDRLTGQAAARDLLDVAYTTVDSPVGRLLLAATPRGLARVAYDREDHDAVLDTLAHRLSPRILRAPARLDGVARELDEYFAGRRRTFDLDLDLSLSHGFRQVVQRHLPEIGYGQTRSYREVAELVGNPRAVRAVGTACATNPLPVVVPCHRVLRADGSLGGYVGGAEAKSTLLRLEAA; the protein is encoded by the coding sequence ATGAACGACACCGAGCACCTCGACACCGAGCACCTCGACCAACTGCTGTCGGCCCCCGCCGACGCCGACCTCCTCGACCGCCTGCACGACCGGCTCACCGGCCAGGCCGCGGCGCGGGACCTCCTCGACGTCGCCTACACCACCGTCGACTCCCCCGTCGGCCGGCTGCTCCTGGCCGCCACCCCACGAGGGCTGGCCCGGGTCGCCTACGACCGCGAGGACCACGACGCCGTCCTCGACACCCTCGCCCACCGGCTGAGCCCGCGGATCCTGCGCGCTCCCGCACGCCTCGACGGGGTCGCCCGCGAGCTCGACGAGTACTTCGCCGGGCGGCGCCGTACCTTCGACCTCGACCTCGACCTGTCCCTGTCCCATGGCTTCCGCCAGGTCGTGCAGCGCCACCTGCCGGAGATCGGCTACGGCCAGACCCGCAGCTATCGCGAGGTCGCCGAGCTCGTCGGCAACCCGCGGGCGGTGCGAGCGGTGGGCACGGCCTGCGCGACCAACCCCCTGCCCGTGGTGGTGCCCTGCCACCGGGTGCTGCGCGCCGACGGGAGCCTGGGCGGCTACGTCGGCGGCGCCGAGGCCAAGTCGACACTGCTGCGGCTGGAGGCGGCATGA
- a CDS encoding 2OG-Fe(II) oxygenase, with the protein MTATALERAQRVDGADWAAVTADLDRDGGALLPQLLTPDETAAIRGLYDHDELFRSTVDMGRHRFGSGAYRYLHTPYPAPVEELKQALYPRLLPIARDWWSRLGRPAPWPDTLDAWLDLCHEAGQTRSTSILLRYREGDWNALHRDLYGDLVFPLQVVVNLNEPGVDHTGGEFLLVEQRPRAQSRGTATLLPHGHGYVFTTRDRPVRSARGWSAAPVRHGVSAIRSGERHTLALVFHDAA; encoded by the coding sequence ATGACCGCCACGGCGCTGGAGCGGGCGCAGCGGGTGGACGGGGCCGACTGGGCCGCGGTCACCGCCGACCTCGACCGGGACGGCGGCGCCCTGCTGCCGCAGCTCCTCACACCCGACGAGACCGCGGCGATCCGCGGCCTCTACGACCACGACGAGCTCTTCCGCAGCACCGTCGACATGGGCCGGCACAGGTTCGGCTCCGGCGCGTACCGCTACCTCCACACGCCGTATCCGGCGCCTGTCGAGGAGCTCAAGCAGGCGCTCTATCCCCGTCTGCTCCCGATCGCCCGGGACTGGTGGTCCCGCCTGGGGAGGCCGGCACCGTGGCCGGACACCCTCGACGCGTGGCTCGACCTGTGCCACGAGGCCGGGCAGACCCGGTCGACCTCGATCCTGCTGCGCTACCGCGAGGGCGACTGGAACGCCCTGCACCGCGACCTGTACGGCGACCTGGTGTTCCCGTTGCAGGTCGTGGTCAACCTCAACGAGCCCGGCGTCGACCACACCGGCGGCGAGTTCCTGCTCGTGGAGCAGCGTCCCCGGGCCCAGTCGCGCGGGACGGCCACGCTGCTCCCGCACGGCCACGGCTACGTGTTCACCACCCGCGACCGTCCGGTGCGCTCGGCGCGCGGCTGGTCGGCGGCGCCGGTCCGGCACGGCGTGTCCGCGATCCGCAGCGGGGAGCGGCACACGCTCGCCCTGGTCTTCCACGACGCGGCCTGA
- a CDS encoding DNA-3-methyladenine glycosylase I translates to MSATPPATDGVIVGADGLARPVWAATDPLLRDYYDTEWGLPVTDERGVYERITLEAFQAGLSWATILRKRPAFRTAFDGFDPDLVAAYDDADVTRLLADPGIVRNRRKIEAAVTNARATLALRADGGLAELVWSFRPADTPRPRAFAEIPTSSAESAALARELRRRGFAFVGPTTMYALMEAIGIVDTHLVDSHRRGTSGVWPD, encoded by the coding sequence ATGTCCGCGACACCCCCAGCGACCGACGGCGTGATCGTCGGCGCCGACGGCCTGGCCCGGCCGGTCTGGGCCGCCACCGACCCGCTGCTGCGCGACTACTACGACACCGAGTGGGGTCTGCCGGTGACCGACGAGCGCGGTGTCTACGAGCGGATCACCCTGGAGGCCTTCCAGGCCGGGCTGTCCTGGGCCACCATCCTGCGCAAGCGCCCAGCCTTCCGCACTGCGTTCGACGGCTTCGACCCCGATCTGGTGGCGGCCTACGACGACGCCGACGTCACCCGCCTCCTGGCGGATCCGGGGATCGTCCGCAACCGCCGCAAGATCGAAGCCGCCGTCACCAACGCCCGGGCGACCCTGGCGCTGCGCGCCGACGGAGGGTTGGCCGAGCTGGTCTGGTCGTTCCGGCCCGCGGACACGCCCCGGCCCCGCGCGTTCGCCGAGATCCCGACCTCCTCGGCGGAGTCGGCCGCGCTCGCGCGGGAACTCCGGCGGCGCGGGTTCGCCTTCGTCGGGCCCACCACGATGTACGCCCTCATGGAGGCCATCGGGATCGTCGACACCCATCTGGTCGACTCCCACCGGCGCGGCACGTCGGGGGTCTGGCCGGACTGA
- a CDS encoding ABC transporter substrate-binding protein, translating into MDAVPLAATVETDRDGRMTVRPAGALAGLPHLTGHLRAAATTPAIGEVRFVWLEPEAAGARREASTVAIGPSRADGRRTVHIDGAGPDTLAGLNRRELQVLTLIAAGLSNPEIAERLVVGRRTVATHVEHLLAKLGVSGRSAAAALAHELGLLTLPLPDGDLSGCAPLGPIRLEAAARGIDLPSATPPRRPVRRVRPLRIGAVLPVNADCADDARQMRRGSQLAVAGLNAAGGVRGRPVEEVAVLADITSTASMQEAMERLMGEDVDAVSFPYTYRRSPADLVAIFAAAADTGCPVLHHSTSASAAQVVRDDPGRFGNVFQLSGPQTIYGHGFLRTLDLLSGTGRWHPRSRRLLVVDNADADLLTFPEQAAEAALRSGWDLTVEAIDTMRPDWPAVVARIAAVDPAAVMLACFSGPETSAFLRLLPRPHDLLVYALYAPSIGGVCESLGAAADGVVWATVTGQYDDSRGRRFAHRFARAFGERAGHSSAGVHYDAVGLLAQAWTQSESPDRFSEVVGRLRTLTHRGVNGPYQLGSTDQTNRVYPDSAVDPSLGAAHLVFQVQHGQHRIIAPSPYATARFQPPPSG; encoded by the coding sequence ATGGACGCCGTGCCGCTCGCAGCGACGGTCGAGACCGACCGCGACGGCCGGATGACCGTGCGGCCGGCCGGCGCCCTCGCCGGGCTCCCCCACCTGACCGGCCACCTGCGTGCCGCGGCGACGACCCCGGCGATCGGCGAGGTCCGCTTCGTGTGGCTGGAGCCGGAGGCGGCCGGGGCGAGGCGGGAGGCAAGCACCGTGGCGATCGGGCCGAGCCGGGCAGACGGCCGACGTACCGTGCACATCGACGGCGCCGGCCCCGACACGCTCGCCGGGCTCAACCGCCGCGAGCTCCAGGTCCTGACCCTGATCGCGGCGGGGCTGTCGAATCCCGAGATCGCCGAGCGACTGGTGGTCGGGCGGCGCACCGTGGCCACCCATGTGGAGCACCTGCTGGCCAAGCTCGGGGTGTCCGGCCGGTCGGCGGCGGCCGCACTCGCCCACGAGCTCGGGCTGCTCACCCTTCCCCTCCCCGACGGAGACCTGAGCGGGTGCGCTCCTCTCGGCCCGATCCGGCTGGAGGCCGCGGCTCGGGGCATCGACCTGCCGTCCGCCACCCCACCCCGCCGGCCGGTACGACGCGTGCGGCCGCTCCGCATCGGCGCCGTCCTCCCGGTCAACGCCGACTGCGCCGACGACGCCCGTCAGATGCGACGGGGCAGCCAGCTGGCCGTCGCGGGCCTCAACGCGGCCGGCGGGGTGCGTGGCCGACCGGTGGAGGAGGTCGCCGTCCTGGCCGACATCACCTCGACGGCGTCCATGCAGGAGGCGATGGAGCGGCTGATGGGCGAGGACGTCGACGCGGTCTCCTTCCCCTACACCTACCGCCGCTCGCCGGCGGACCTCGTCGCCATCTTCGCGGCGGCGGCCGACACCGGCTGTCCGGTGCTGCACCACTCGACCTCGGCCTCCGCGGCGCAGGTGGTCCGCGACGATCCTGGACGGTTCGGCAACGTCTTCCAGCTGAGCGGACCGCAGACGATCTACGGCCACGGGTTCCTGCGGACGCTGGACCTGCTGTCCGGCACCGGTCGGTGGCACCCGCGCTCGCGGCGGCTCCTGGTCGTCGACAACGCCGACGCCGACCTGCTGACCTTCCCCGAGCAGGCCGCGGAGGCGGCCCTGCGCAGCGGATGGGACCTCACCGTGGAGGCGATCGACACGATGCGACCGGACTGGCCCGCCGTCGTCGCGCGCATCGCCGCCGTCGACCCGGCCGCGGTGATGCTCGCGTGCTTCTCCGGCCCCGAGACCTCAGCGTTCCTGCGGCTGCTGCCCCGGCCCCACGACCTCCTGGTCTACGCGCTCTACGCCCCCTCGATCGGGGGTGTCTGCGAGTCCCTCGGCGCGGCCGCCGACGGCGTGGTGTGGGCGACCGTGACCGGCCAGTACGACGACTCCCGAGGACGTCGGTTCGCCCACCGCTTCGCCCGCGCGTTCGGCGAGCGGGCCGGTCACTCCAGTGCCGGCGTGCACTACGACGCGGTCGGCCTGCTGGCCCAGGCGTGGACGCAGAGCGAGTCGCCCGACCGGTTCTCCGAGGTGGTCGGCCGGCTGCGCACGCTGACCCACCGCGGGGTCAACGGCCCCTACCAGCTCGGCTCCACCGACCAGACCAACCGCGTCTACCCCGACAGCGCGGTCGACCCGTCGCTGGGCGCGGCCCACCTGGTGTTCCAGGTCCAGCACGGCCAGCACCGGATCATCGCGCCGTCGCCGTACGCCACGGCGCGGTTCCAGCCGCCGCCGTCCGGCTGA
- a CDS encoding polysaccharide deacetylase encodes MRPTVCLTFDFDAISVWLGTLGLATPTYVSRGEFAANVATPRILDLLEREGVTSTWYIPGLDVDTYPDVCKRIRDAGHEIGHHGYAHEGPTTLDETAERRVLERGLDALDRVLGVRPDGYRSPAFDLSANSTRLLAEYGFRYDSSMMARDFEMYRCRTGDVISTDGITFGPELDLVEVPVSWTLDDFPFLEFALMPPMVMPASTDVEGLTRRWLSDLDFMAEEVPHGVFTHTFHPQSIGRGSRIKVLERMIHRAKEHDAVFSTVTDAVGAWQARTD; translated from the coding sequence ATGCGACCGACCGTCTGCCTGACCTTCGACTTCGACGCCATCTCCGTCTGGCTGGGGACCCTGGGCCTCGCCACGCCCACCTACGTCTCGCGCGGCGAGTTCGCGGCCAACGTCGCGACGCCCCGGATCCTGGACCTGCTGGAGCGCGAGGGCGTCACCAGCACCTGGTACATCCCGGGACTCGACGTCGACACCTATCCCGACGTCTGCAAGCGGATCCGGGACGCGGGACACGAGATCGGCCACCACGGCTATGCGCACGAGGGGCCGACCACGCTCGACGAGACCGCCGAGCGCCGGGTGCTCGAGCGGGGGCTCGACGCCCTCGACCGGGTGCTCGGCGTGCGGCCCGACGGCTATCGCTCGCCGGCCTTCGACCTGTCCGCCAACTCCACGCGTCTGCTCGCGGAGTACGGCTTCCGGTACGACAGCAGCATGATGGCTCGGGACTTCGAGATGTACCGCTGCCGCACGGGTGACGTGATCAGCACCGACGGCATCACCTTCGGCCCGGAGCTGGACCTGGTCGAGGTCCCGGTGTCGTGGACGCTCGACGACTTTCCGTTCCTCGAGTTCGCCCTCATGCCGCCGATGGTGATGCCCGCGTCGACAGACGTCGAGGGGCTGACCCGGCGTTGGCTGTCGGACCTCGACTTCATGGCCGAGGAGGTGCCGCACGGGGTGTTCACGCACACCTTCCACCCGCAGTCGATCGGGCGCGGCAGCCGGATCAAGGTGCTCGAGCGGATGATCCACCGGGCCAAGGAGCACGACGCCGTGTTCAGTACGGTCACCGACGCGGTCGGCGCCTGGCAGGCCCGGACCGACTGA